In Microvenator marinus, one genomic interval encodes:
- the alr gene encoding alanine racemase, with protein sequence MFSTSWVLQYTEPDCEANLPESLHEVVVDTRKISAPHSLFVALKGPKFDGHDFVDRALEAGAVCLVNKTWEPERKGPFIRVEDTLDALQSLAAAWRARFGIPVIGITGSNGKTIVKEMLSSILARRFTVWRSPGSFNSQVGVALSVLGLREGHQVAIIEAGISENGEMDRLEAMIRPTHGVLTSIGTAHAAGLKTKENTAIEKLKLFKRLSGALVAPETPEVQAHNTSPRTLWFSPEIASELGAKPSCTYQPISARARLKLQDGSEFEVPINAAGAHNAMNALVAAMMASELGLTKDEIIGGLSAFGYAPMRLEIHTTSNWVTLINDAYSSDPVSARSALSTLSFYGANARKIAILGDMLDLGALSEDAHRELGRDIPGFGVDLLLTLGPLAKSIGSSAVQAGMPAPNVRSFDSIERLSEFLDGELESGDVVLFKGSQALELDRVASGLLESVAPTRLYVDLEAIRQNVQAIKTRIQGTRLMAVVKSFAYGNDATRVSQTLVREGIDALAVAYADEAIPLRNRGLNLPILVTNTLGGEADKIVKYDLMALVGSVPVLDDLERHASYRGKAVEVHVEVDTGMGRLGVKSKDVLEFAKEILKRPSLRLVGLMTHFASADMAQDDAYTTKQLALFDEAIVALRSAGIEPEWVHAANTAAAWRVPAARYNLVRVGLGLYGYHPSADVEEWAKDTSPALKFATQVIHVKDVEPGESISYGRTYIAESKRRIATIAAGYNDGFSRFMSNGGEVLIRGKRAQVVGNVCMDVSMVDVTEISGVEVGDEVVIFGTQDSAEISVDEIAHRGSTINYEVLCKISPRVRRIFIE encoded by the coding sequence GTGTTCTCCACGTCCTGGGTCCTTCAGTATACCGAGCCAGATTGCGAAGCAAACCTGCCCGAGTCGCTCCACGAGGTTGTCGTTGATACCCGAAAAATCAGCGCGCCGCATTCGCTTTTTGTTGCGCTCAAGGGCCCGAAGTTTGACGGACACGACTTTGTAGATCGGGCGCTGGAAGCCGGGGCGGTCTGTCTAGTCAACAAGACCTGGGAGCCCGAGCGAAAAGGCCCTTTCATACGCGTAGAAGACACTCTCGACGCCCTGCAATCCCTCGCTGCCGCCTGGCGCGCGCGCTTTGGGATTCCGGTGATTGGCATCACGGGCTCCAACGGCAAGACCATCGTCAAAGAGATGCTCTCCAGCATACTCGCCCGCCGATTCACGGTTTGGCGAAGCCCGGGGTCGTTTAACTCTCAGGTCGGCGTCGCGCTAAGCGTGCTCGGGCTTCGGGAGGGACACCAAGTCGCGATTATCGAAGCTGGGATCTCAGAAAACGGTGAAATGGACCGCCTCGAAGCCATGATTCGCCCAACGCATGGCGTGCTCACTTCTATCGGCACGGCGCATGCCGCAGGTCTAAAGACCAAAGAGAATACCGCGATAGAGAAGCTCAAATTATTCAAGCGGCTAAGCGGTGCGTTGGTCGCTCCAGAGACTCCAGAGGTTCAGGCCCATAATACCTCCCCGAGAACTCTGTGGTTTTCCCCGGAGATTGCGTCAGAGCTCGGGGCGAAGCCGTCTTGCACCTATCAGCCAATCTCAGCACGCGCGAGACTTAAGCTACAAGACGGCTCCGAGTTCGAGGTGCCCATCAACGCCGCGGGCGCACACAACGCCATGAACGCGCTCGTCGCAGCCATGATGGCATCCGAGCTGGGGCTCACAAAAGACGAGATCATTGGTGGTCTCTCAGCGTTTGGCTACGCACCCATGCGCCTTGAGATTCACACCACGAGCAACTGGGTCACGCTCATCAACGATGCCTATAGTTCTGACCCCGTGAGTGCGCGCTCCGCGCTATCTACCCTAAGCTTTTACGGGGCCAATGCTCGGAAAATCGCTATTTTGGGCGATATGTTGGACCTTGGTGCCCTCAGCGAGGACGCTCATCGCGAGCTCGGGCGCGATATTCCGGGGTTTGGTGTAGATCTGCTTTTGACGCTTGGACCCTTGGCAAAGAGTATCGGTAGTTCTGCTGTTCAGGCGGGCATGCCGGCCCCCAACGTCCGGTCCTTTGATTCTATTGAAAGACTCTCTGAGTTTCTGGATGGGGAGCTCGAGTCGGGTGATGTGGTGCTCTTCAAAGGAAGTCAGGCCCTGGAGCTCGACCGCGTGGCCAGCGGCTTGCTCGAGAGTGTGGCGCCGACCAGACTCTATGTGGATTTGGAGGCCATTCGGCAAAACGTACAGGCGATAAAAACGCGCATTCAGGGGACACGTCTGATGGCCGTGGTCAAGAGCTTCGCCTACGGAAACGATGCGACGCGCGTCTCACAAACTCTGGTGCGTGAAGGGATTGATGCGCTGGCCGTGGCGTATGCTGACGAGGCGATTCCGCTTAGAAATCGCGGGCTAAACCTTCCGATTTTGGTGACGAACACACTCGGCGGCGAGGCGGATAAGATCGTTAAGTACGACCTTATGGCGCTCGTCGGGTCCGTCCCAGTGTTGGATGATCTTGAGCGGCACGCATCGTACCGCGGAAAGGCAGTGGAGGTTCATGTAGAAGTAGACACCGGGATGGGTCGCCTCGGCGTCAAGTCTAAGGATGTCCTAGAATTTGCGAAGGAAATCCTAAAGCGGCCAAGTCTGAGATTGGTGGGGCTTATGACGCATTTTGCGAGCGCCGATATGGCGCAGGATGACGCATACACTACAAAACAATTGGCCCTTTTTGATGAGGCCATCGTCGCTCTTAGGTCCGCAGGTATTGAGCCAGAATGGGTTCACGCCGCCAATACCGCTGCGGCATGGCGCGTGCCAGCTGCGCGCTACAATCTTGTGCGAGTGGGGCTCGGGCTCTATGGCTATCACCCAAGTGCCGACGTGGAGGAATGGGCCAAAGACACCTCACCGGCGCTAAAATTCGCCACGCAGGTGATTCATGTCAAGGATGTGGAACCCGGCGAATCCATTAGCTACGGGCGCACGTATATCGCCGAATCTAAGCGTCGGATTGCGACTATCGCAGCAGGCTACAACGACGGCTTCTCAAGATTCATGTCAAACGGCGGCGAAGTCTTGATTCGAGGCAAGCGTGCTCAGGTCGTGGGGAATGTGTGCATGGACGTCTCAATGGTGGATGTGACCGAGATTTCAGGCGTCGAAGTGGGGGACGAAGTCGTGATCTTTGGGACCCAAGATTCCGCGGAGATCTCAGTGGATGAAATCGCTCACCGAGGCTCCACCATTAACTACGAAGTCTTGTGCAAAATCTCGCCGCGCGTCCGGCGCATTTTCATCGAGTGA
- a CDS encoding BamA/OMP85 family outer membrane protein, whose amino-acid sequence MKIIYASILFLLLVLSACASTEPVIVGAEGIKVETIEFEGVTRFSKGQLLGVMYSKEDSWVPLSPDAPFDDALATSDIARILEFYRAHGYFEARVTELKSEVVDSKAQLKFVVDEGPAATVGELKVQWMTEVPEDVQERAEEQILLKKDEVFEVGKYNQTLGAIRQSLQNDGYPHAETTGGVQVRLTHSDALVEIRIIPGKSAAIGAIDIEGLVDVPEHLVMAELEFAQGEAFSPARLRQMETALRSMRVFRWVSAQPATQVVDGKVGVQVQVSEADPHELKIGAELSVDTVRWQEQARLNYTYTNLFGNLTRLDLGAIAGWAQLPNPWDTDLNGPVASINPKITKKGLLERHLLWSVNPTVALDLQEGYQYFTVKNRFGVSRWFAGRFLVGIGQNTDYVDFFNLDPELDQRTALLGRDFRDPYLLSSLEAHAAAYFVDQITSPTDGVIIEATYNFASEVVLSDFDFHKALVGIRGYLKPFERLQLASRARAGIIYPFGPDGSVPFNQRFYLGGATSVRGWGSRRLSPRIEECEAEAESESCSVIPIGGYSMLQGNFEARIKLVEQLSLVGFFDVGDVRPDALDFNLAELNYSAGPGLRANTPLGVVRLDLGFRLNDTGRFEGEQMWGIYFGLGQAL is encoded by the coding sequence ATGAAAATTATATACGCATCTATACTTTTTCTCCTCCTCGTTCTCTCGGCGTGCGCAAGTACCGAGCCGGTGATTGTTGGTGCCGAGGGCATCAAAGTGGAGACGATCGAGTTTGAAGGTGTCACGCGGTTTTCGAAGGGCCAACTTCTGGGCGTCATGTACTCAAAGGAAGATTCCTGGGTTCCACTTTCGCCGGACGCCCCTTTCGACGACGCACTGGCGACCTCGGATATTGCCCGAATCCTCGAGTTCTACCGAGCGCACGGCTATTTTGAAGCACGCGTCACGGAGCTCAAATCGGAAGTGGTGGACTCAAAGGCACAACTCAAGTTCGTTGTGGACGAAGGACCCGCCGCAACGGTGGGCGAACTCAAAGTCCAATGGATGACCGAGGTACCTGAGGACGTTCAGGAGCGGGCCGAAGAGCAAATTCTCCTCAAGAAAGACGAGGTCTTTGAAGTCGGAAAATACAATCAAACGCTTGGAGCGATTCGCCAGAGCCTTCAGAACGACGGCTACCCGCACGCCGAGACTACGGGCGGTGTTCAGGTCCGCCTGACACACTCCGACGCGCTCGTTGAGATTCGCATCATTCCAGGCAAATCCGCCGCAATCGGCGCCATAGACATCGAGGGACTTGTAGACGTACCAGAACATCTCGTGATGGCTGAGCTCGAGTTCGCGCAGGGTGAGGCCTTCTCCCCGGCACGTCTCAGGCAAATGGAGACGGCCCTTCGATCGATGCGAGTCTTTCGCTGGGTTTCAGCCCAGCCTGCGACCCAAGTCGTTGACGGCAAAGTCGGTGTACAGGTTCAAGTCAGTGAGGCAGACCCACACGAGCTCAAAATTGGCGCAGAGCTTAGCGTTGACACCGTAAGATGGCAGGAACAAGCCCGTCTCAACTACACCTACACTAACCTCTTCGGAAACCTCACGCGCCTCGACCTCGGCGCGATAGCCGGCTGGGCACAACTGCCGAATCCATGGGATACCGACCTCAACGGTCCGGTCGCTTCCATCAACCCAAAGATAACGAAGAAAGGCCTCTTGGAGCGCCACCTGCTCTGGTCGGTTAACCCAACGGTCGCACTCGACCTACAAGAGGGCTACCAGTACTTCACGGTCAAAAATCGATTCGGAGTAAGTCGATGGTTCGCTGGCCGATTCCTCGTCGGAATTGGACAAAACACGGATTACGTGGACTTCTTCAACCTCGACCCAGAACTTGACCAGCGCACAGCCCTATTAGGCCGCGACTTTCGAGACCCGTATCTCTTGAGCAGCCTCGAAGCTCATGCCGCCGCGTATTTCGTGGACCAAATCACATCTCCGACCGACGGCGTCATCATCGAAGCCACCTACAACTTCGCCTCGGAAGTCGTGCTCAGCGATTTCGATTTTCACAAGGCGCTCGTGGGAATCCGCGGCTACCTCAAACCTTTCGAAAGGCTCCAGCTCGCGTCACGAGCACGGGCTGGGATCATCTACCCGTTCGGCCCAGACGGCTCCGTGCCTTTCAACCAACGGTTCTATCTCGGCGGCGCTACGAGCGTTCGTGGCTGGGGCTCTCGCCGGCTTTCACCGCGCATCGAAGAGTGCGAAGCAGAGGCAGAAAGCGAATCCTGCTCTGTGATTCCAATCGGTGGCTACTCCATGCTGCAGGGAAATTTTGAGGCGCGCATCAAGCTTGTTGAACAACTCTCATTGGTCGGCTTCTTCGACGTCGGCGACGTGCGCCCCGATGCGCTCGATTTCAACCTTGCAGAACTGAACTATTCGGCCGGTCCTGGACTTCGCGCGAACACACCTCTTGGCGTGGTGCGTCTCGATCTCGGCTTTCGCCTCAACGACACGGGGCGCTTTGAAGGCGAGCAAATGTGGGGAATATATTTTGGCCTCGGACAAGCTCTATGA
- a CDS encoding translocation/assembly module TamB domain-containing protein, whose product MNVNHRLLIAFLLLTTPAWAQAPEPKAETQAQEAKIRFSTPMADILRNTAFDVFSGDANFTVTMRALDGILTQWVEVDVPAIYFRGVELGAAQISLREHPDAQTSDLNAAVKSPFFEANASLEGRFTIDPETRRLNLSDGPIEGTIRFDLGDLKTVRDILGIPLNPKKSTLHLNVSGTTSAPKFEAKLGLEGLESLGNSLGNANIEWTHGDSDLLTFTLERADGSGLNAELKTSIKADPKTLSAEVDWTKPINFTIDGTITDEDVRSVLSLHPAVDFDFKTTGEMSGVIKELSGAVDLSGALTLGNEKFPTLAKLVLKQGAQDLSVQVEDAGTLALQTKINLEEVAGGNSSWLNSAIQGRLNVEVLAARLESLFQTFRRADGRLKGDVALSGTISAPALNGELNWLEAGITWTSLNRRIEPLEAKLALEGRTFALKASGEGRSSDAVPGKVRLEGKGEVPKVLWNEEYFTEWSADGTLEIAEFPWVQRHYPISTISGISRAKILKNQEEIHIDATIESATIEVSPERMPKTGNIAMNPDIVIVDAYGEQTQARSILEGAGKLRLDLKVAEALQINGQGNNIQVTGAMQVLRDGHVVRVEGGFEPRGTSTFMLFENQMNLSHGIVTLADGNLRRQTRIDASGAPEASPLEPTIELVARGDVENSTVLVRLKGPLSRPSLTLASQPPIPEYEIISLLVTGRADAVDDRNGNVRKAAQDLVERYHNPSLQKQLFARIGIDKLGFGFGSSVTNPILTVGKQLTRDLYVETVYHHGAPPDANMMEGRVEQRLDTSWTLNTAFGDAAEGRFGLFWKTKFGAPDPPEISPEEWAKLNTFEVSDDDEDGVSNRFDLCPSLAEDMDGFEDEDGCPDPDNDGDGIPDISDKAPLLAEVFNGFEDEDGAPDEAPPRLEEFEAEIGAIRFEKNQTLAEADSAIEAVAELLVRYPFLRATVVGHSDTLGDERTKARVSEARAQSVRRELIREGVDAERVVAEGRADSALLLNEDSEEAHSKNRRVEIELSVELEEEE is encoded by the coding sequence ATGAATGTGAATCACAGACTTCTCATAGCGTTCCTTTTGCTGACCACGCCTGCGTGGGCCCAGGCACCCGAGCCAAAGGCCGAGACTCAGGCCCAAGAGGCTAAGATACGATTCAGCACCCCGATGGCAGATATTCTGCGGAACACGGCATTTGACGTGTTCTCGGGCGACGCGAATTTCACGGTCACAATGCGGGCGTTGGACGGTATTCTGACTCAATGGGTCGAAGTGGACGTACCGGCGATTTACTTTCGAGGTGTGGAGCTCGGCGCAGCTCAAATCTCGTTGCGCGAGCATCCCGACGCCCAAACCTCGGACCTTAATGCCGCGGTGAAGAGCCCGTTTTTTGAAGCCAATGCGTCGCTTGAAGGCCGATTCACCATCGACCCCGAGACCCGCAGACTCAATCTCTCTGACGGTCCAATCGAAGGCACGATTCGGTTCGATCTCGGCGATCTAAAGACGGTGCGCGACATTCTGGGCATTCCTCTAAACCCAAAGAAATCAACGCTCCATCTCAACGTCTCGGGAACCACGAGCGCGCCAAAATTCGAAGCTAAACTTGGGCTCGAAGGGCTTGAAAGCCTCGGTAATTCGCTCGGAAACGCCAATATCGAGTGGACCCACGGAGATTCGGATCTTTTGACTTTCACGCTCGAGCGCGCCGATGGCTCTGGCCTCAATGCCGAGCTCAAGACCTCGATTAAGGCCGACCCCAAGACGCTCAGCGCAGAAGTCGACTGGACCAAACCTATCAATTTCACGATTGATGGCACCATCACTGATGAAGACGTGCGCTCGGTTTTGAGTCTTCATCCGGCGGTAGACTTTGATTTCAAGACCACAGGAGAAATGAGCGGAGTCATCAAAGAGCTCAGCGGAGCAGTGGACCTGAGCGGAGCTCTGACGCTTGGAAATGAGAAGTTCCCGACTCTCGCTAAACTCGTCTTGAAACAAGGTGCGCAAGACTTAAGCGTTCAAGTCGAGGACGCCGGAACACTGGCGCTGCAGACGAAAATCAATCTCGAGGAGGTCGCAGGCGGCAACTCGTCATGGCTGAATTCAGCGATTCAAGGTCGACTTAACGTGGAGGTTTTGGCCGCGCGTCTAGAGTCATTATTTCAAACATTTCGACGTGCTGACGGCAGGCTCAAAGGCGATGTGGCGCTCTCCGGTACGATTTCCGCCCCTGCGCTCAATGGGGAATTGAACTGGCTTGAGGCAGGAATCACTTGGACCTCCTTGAATCGAAGAATTGAGCCTCTCGAGGCGAAGCTCGCCCTTGAGGGGAGGACGTTTGCACTCAAGGCGAGTGGCGAAGGTCGGTCTTCTGACGCCGTGCCGGGGAAGGTTCGTCTGGAAGGCAAAGGCGAGGTCCCGAAAGTCTTGTGGAATGAAGAGTATTTCACCGAATGGTCGGCCGACGGAACCCTCGAGATCGCCGAGTTTCCCTGGGTCCAACGCCATTACCCAATCAGCACTATTAGCGGCATATCGCGTGCCAAGATTCTGAAGAATCAGGAAGAGATCCACATCGACGCCACAATCGAATCGGCGACCATTGAAGTCTCGCCCGAGCGAATGCCCAAGACCGGCAATATCGCGATGAATCCTGATATCGTGATCGTAGATGCCTACGGGGAGCAAACCCAGGCCCGCTCCATCCTGGAAGGGGCTGGTAAATTGCGACTGGACTTGAAGGTTGCTGAGGCGCTCCAGATCAATGGACAGGGAAATAATATTCAGGTCACGGGTGCAATGCAGGTGCTTCGGGACGGCCATGTCGTGAGGGTTGAGGGCGGCTTTGAGCCTCGAGGAACGAGCACGTTCATGCTCTTCGAGAACCAGATGAACCTCAGCCATGGCATTGTGACGCTCGCCGACGGAAACCTTAGGCGTCAGACTCGTATCGATGCGTCTGGCGCGCCTGAGGCGTCGCCGCTCGAGCCAACGATCGAGCTCGTGGCGCGTGGCGATGTTGAAAACTCGACCGTGCTTGTGAGGCTCAAGGGACCACTCAGCCGTCCGTCGTTGACGCTCGCATCCCAACCACCGATCCCCGAGTACGAGATCATCTCGCTATTGGTCACTGGGCGTGCAGATGCTGTGGACGACCGCAACGGAAACGTTCGCAAAGCCGCACAGGATTTGGTTGAGCGCTACCACAACCCTTCGCTTCAAAAACAACTCTTCGCTCGGATAGGCATCGATAAGCTCGGTTTTGGTTTTGGCTCTTCGGTGACGAATCCAATTCTGACGGTCGGAAAGCAGCTCACGCGCGACCTCTATGTGGAGACGGTTTATCACCACGGTGCACCGCCGGACGCCAACATGATGGAGGGCCGCGTCGAGCAGCGTCTGGACACGTCTTGGACGCTCAACACGGCCTTTGGTGATGCGGCAGAGGGGCGCTTCGGGCTCTTCTGGAAGACTAAATTTGGCGCGCCGGATCCGCCCGAGATTTCTCCCGAGGAATGGGCGAAGCTCAATACTTTTGAGGTTTCGGACGACGACGAAGACGGGGTGTCCAACCGCTTCGACCTCTGCCCAAGTCTTGCCGAAGACATGGATGGATTTGAGGACGAGGACGGGTGTCCGGACCCCGATAATGACGGCGATGGCATTCCCGATATCAGTGATAAGGCGCCTCTTCTGGCCGAAGTCTTCAACGGTTTTGAGGACGAAGACGGCGCGCCGGATGAGGCGCCACCAAGGCTTGAGGAGTTTGAGGCGGAGATTGGAGCAATTCGGTTTGAGAAGAACCAGACCTTAGCCGAGGCCGATTCTGCCATCGAGGCGGTAGCCGAGCTCTTGGTGCGCTATCCCTTTTTGAGAGCGACGGTCGTTGGCCACTCCGACACGCTTGGGGACGAGAGAACCAAGGCGCGCGTGTCCGAGGCGCGGGCTCAAAGCGTAAGGCGAGAGCTGATTCGCGAAGGTGTGGATGCCGAACGAGTTGTGGCTGAGGGACGCGCCGATTCGGCGCTTCTCCTGAATGAAGACTCGGAGGAGGCACACTCGAAAAACCGCCGCGTCGAAATAGAACTTTCGGTGGAGCTTGAGGAGGAAGAGTGA